Proteins encoded by one window of Lates calcarifer isolate ASB-BC8 linkage group LG7_1, TLL_Latcal_v3, whole genome shotgun sequence:
- the mtfr2 gene encoding mitochondrial fission regulator 2, whose translation MSLVEDILDVLRIVLEYFGVPPDMLVPVWDSQLCGQYRSIVRMIGTNLPLTPTPRVHFQIPLLTCRPHGYVDVTVDTPAIPSFADVMWVFEDEGDSFAKTRNHLPPNKRSTVSRDVVRFPGPALNHTQRGFRPVRQTPDPDALKKITALESELLKLRAQIAMIVTTAPASGQNTPGRPLMSPPALTSTPRCAAPPPPPPPPPPPPPPCSDSSTETLSVLDLIRQRRKTEKDPDKGQLKPQGSGLGRGSDVKGMPSMLDVLKDLNQVKLRSVERSPGGTPIRRRRSKGGTALLNDPAALIAEALKRKFAQHRHNNSSDKENSLDLSPFSSPETPKVPHHARRSQGRLHPLSR comes from the exons ATGTCTTTAGTGGAGGATATTCTGGATGTGCTGCGCATCGTCCTGGAGTACTTTGGAGTGCCTCCAGACATG CTGGTTCCAGTGTGGGACAGTCAGCTGTGCGGTCAGTATCGCAGCATTGTGCGGATGATCGGGACAAATCTCCCACTGACACCTACACCACGTGTCCACTTTCAG ATCCCTCTGCTCACCTGTAGGCCCCACGGATATGTGGATGTCACCGTGGACACGCCTGCCATCCCCTCATTCGCAGACGTCATGTGGGTGTTTGAGGATGAGGGGGACAGCTTTGCCAAGACCAG GAATCATTTACCTCCAAACAAGCGAAGTACTGTAAGTCGAGATGTGGTGAGATTCCCAGGACCGGCCCTGAATCACACCCAGAGGGGATTCAGACCTGTGAGACAGACACCTGATCCAGACGCCCTGAAGAAGATCACAGCACTGGAGAGCGAGCTCCTCAAACTACGAGCACAGATAGCCATGATTGTTACCACCGCTCCAGCTTCAG GTCAGAATACCCCGGGCAGACCTTTGATGTCTCCGCCAGCTCTCACCTCCACGCCTCGCTGTGCTGCTCCTCCACCAccgcctccacctcctcctcctcctcctcctccctgctctgacTCCTCCACTGAGACTTTGTCTGTACTAGACCTTATACGCCAGcgcaggaagacagagaaagacccGGATAAGGGTCAGCTCAAGCCCCAGGGCTCAGGCCTTGGCAGGGGCTCGGACGTTAAAGGGATGCCCTCCATGCTGGACGTTCTCAAGGATTTGAATCAAGTTAAACTGCGCTCAGTGGAGAG GTCACCGGGGGGCACACCCATCAGGAGGAGGCGCAGTAAGGGAGGAACAGCGTTGCTTAATGACCCTGCAGCTCTTATTGCAGAAGCTCTAAAGAGAAAGTTCGCCCAGCATCGCCATAACAATTCCTCTGACAAAGAAAATTCACTAGACCTCTCACCCTTCAGCAGTCCGGAAACACCAAAG GTTCCTCACCACGCCAGGCGCAGTCAGGGACGCCTCCACCCGTTATCCCGTTAA
- the armc1l gene encoding armadillo repeat containing 1, like — protein sequence MMDALSVVSQLRDLASEPQNREVIVQDQGCLPGLVLFLDHRDSEVLLATLQTLRYLAELPPNIPTMKNELGMMVSLENLMGREGLSVDITALAQEVYDILRTPANPVPRTPERERRKKSQFFINSSNKKAKSVTLHIQGLDSTDQRGLCEEALLKVRGVISFTFQMASKRCTVRIRSDLPTESLASAIAATKVLSAQQVVKNEAGEEVLIPLNPSGVKVQENSVLPDYLPEEEESPEREVDRAISRTTAKEDSSGSWLNAAASFLTKTFYW from the exons ATGATGGACGCACTGTCAGTGGTGAGCCAGCTGCGGGACCTGGCTTCAGAACCGCAGAACCGAGAGGTGATAGTCCAGGACCAAGGCTGTCTGCCCGGGCTGGTTCTCTTCCTCGACCACCGGGACTCCGAGGTTCTGCTCGCAACGCTGCAG ACCTTGCGTTACTTGGCTGAGTTGCCTCCCAACATTCCCACCATGAAGAATGAACTGGGTATGATGGTGAGCTTGGAGAATCTCATGGGACG GGAGGGCCTGTCTGTTGACATTACAGCTTTGGCTCAGGAGGTGTATGATATTCTGCGTACACCTGCTAATCCTGTGCCCCGCACacctgagagggagaggagaaagaaatcCCAGTTCTTTATCAACTCGTCCAACAAGAAGGCCAAGTCTGTCACTCTGCACATCCAGGGGCTGGACAGCACT GACCAGCGAGGTTTGTGTGAGGAGGCTCTTCTGAAGGTCAGAGGAGTGATCAGCTTCACTTTCCAGATGGCCTCCAAGAGGTGCACTGTCCGTATCCGCTCTGACCTGCCCACTGAG AGTCTTGCATCAGCCATCGCTGCCACTAAGGTGCTGTCAGCTCAGCAGGTGGTGAAGAATGAAGCAGGAGAAGAG GTTTTGATTCCTCTGAATCCATCTGGAGTGAAGGTGCAGGAAAACTCAGTTCTACCAGACTACCTCccggaggaagaggagagccCAGAGAGGGAAGTGGACCGTGCCATTTCCCGCACTACAGCTAAAGAGGATTCCAGTGGGAGCTGGCTCAACGCTGCCGCCAGTTTCCTCACAAAAACCTTCTACTGGTGA